In a single window of the Allobranchiibius huperziae genome:
- a CDS encoding SRPBCC family protein, with protein sequence MVHVIRTFEVQVNPSVAIEYLKDFAHAEQWDPGTVSCTRIGVDTDPVQVGSRWHNVSKLIAIKTELEYELVQIEPQRVVFVGTNKTATSRDDIRVEPSTTGAKVTYEATVTFNGLAKLSEPVMNLIFLKLAKDTVRDLTKTLETL encoded by the coding sequence ATGGTCCACGTCATCCGCACCTTCGAGGTGCAGGTCAATCCGTCCGTCGCGATCGAGTACCTCAAGGACTTCGCGCACGCCGAGCAGTGGGACCCCGGCACCGTCTCGTGCACCCGCATCGGGGTCGACACCGATCCGGTGCAGGTCGGCTCCCGCTGGCACAACGTGTCCAAGCTGATCGCCATCAAGACCGAGCTGGAGTACGAGCTCGTGCAGATCGAGCCGCAGCGGGTGGTCTTCGTGGGCACGAACAAGACCGCCACCTCGCGCGACGACATCAGGGTCGAGCCGTCCACGACGGGCGCCAAGGTCACCTACGAGGCGACGGTCACCTTCAACGGGCTCGCGAAGCTCAGCGAGCCGGTGATGAATCTGATCTTCCTGAAGCTGGCCAAGGACACCGTGCGCGACCTGACCAAGACCCTCGAGACCCTCTGA
- a CDS encoding TIGR00730 family Rossman fold protein, whose amino-acid sequence MRVAIFIGSSPGNDPAYADAAAVLATHLAQRRVGIVYGGGHVGLMGVVADAALQAGGDVIGVIPRSLADAEVAHGALSHLEVVETMHERKARMAQLADAFVALPGGIGTMEEFFEVWTWLQLGIHAKPVALYDVEDFWAPMRTLVTSMVDAGFLRAEVAEQLIQVDDPDALLAGIARWRPVAQRWSPPAP is encoded by the coding sequence ATGCGCGTCGCGATCTTCATCGGTTCCTCACCCGGCAACGATCCGGCGTACGCCGATGCCGCGGCCGTACTCGCGACCCACCTGGCGCAGCGGCGGGTGGGCATCGTCTACGGCGGCGGTCACGTCGGGCTGATGGGCGTCGTCGCGGACGCCGCGCTGCAGGCGGGCGGCGACGTCATCGGCGTCATCCCACGGTCCCTGGCGGACGCCGAGGTCGCGCACGGCGCGCTCAGCCACCTCGAGGTCGTCGAGACCATGCACGAGCGCAAGGCCCGGATGGCGCAGCTGGCCGACGCGTTCGTCGCACTCCCCGGTGGGATCGGCACCATGGAGGAGTTCTTCGAGGTGTGGACCTGGCTGCAGCTCGGCATCCACGCCAAGCCCGTCGCCTTGTACGACGTGGAGGACTTCTGGGCGCCGATGCGCACCCTCGTCACCTCGATGGTCGACGCCGGATTCCTGCGGGCCGAGGTCGCGGAGCAGTTGATCCAAGTCGATGACCCGGACGCCCTGCTGGCCGGGATCGCCCGCTGGAGGCCCGTCGCGCAGCGCTGGTCGCCCCCTGCTCCCTGA